One window of the Candidatus Binataceae bacterium genome contains the following:
- a CDS encoding TrbC/VirB2 family protein, which yields MRKSIFIASLLVLKAAPAFAYTPTGLPWDGPLTSLINGMQGGLAHAMLAVGIIVAGIGWTFWQEFGPAAKALVGVIAGGALAGAALEIMTYLGLAAVIH from the coding sequence ATGCGCAAATCAATTTTCATCGCATCACTACTGGTCCTGAAGGCAGCACCGGCTTTCGCTTACACCCCGACCGGCCTTCCGTGGGATGGACCACTGACGTCGCTGATCAATGGAATGCAGGGTGGTCTCGCACACGCGATGCTCGCGGTCGGGATCATCGTCGCGGGAATCGGATGGACGTTCTGGCAGGAGTTCGGGCCCGCAGCGAAAGCGCTGGTCGGCGTGATCGCGGGCGGAGCACTGGCGGGCGCCGCGCTAGAAATCATGACCTATCTCGGTTTGGCCGCGGTGATCCACTGA